From Methylomonas sp. EFPC3, a single genomic window includes:
- a CDS encoding DUF47 family protein, which yields MPSPNTSAISRLLQKIFPKPADFYRLLHEQCRQVCVTVDNLARFMATECIDAGEMLKEDEHEADRLRMRNLHALNSSFATPMDREDIYRAIASLDSIVTYCKSTYNEMQALQLAPDRHSLAMVQELQVGINALEKGFAVLGKQPRGAEPHAFAARHSERRIEKMYRKAIADLFQGDDYLNMFKQRELYRHLSNAADKVHATANVLEDIIVKLG from the coding sequence ATGCCCAGCCCAAACACGTCTGCCATTTCACGCCTCCTGCAAAAGATTTTCCCGAAACCCGCGGATTTTTACCGGCTATTGCACGAGCAATGTCGGCAAGTTTGCGTCACGGTCGACAATCTGGCGCGGTTCATGGCCACCGAATGCATTGATGCCGGCGAGATGTTAAAAGAAGACGAGCACGAGGCGGACCGCCTGCGGATGCGCAATTTGCACGCGCTGAACAGTTCGTTTGCGACGCCGATGGACCGGGAAGATATTTACCGCGCCATAGCCTCGCTGGACAGTATCGTCACCTATTGCAAGAGTACTTACAACGAAATGCAGGCGCTGCAACTGGCGCCGGACCGGCATTCACTGGCCATGGTGCAGGAACTGCAAGTCGGCATCAATGCCCTGGAAAAGGGCTTTGCGGTGCTGGGCAAACAGCCTCGCGGCGCGGAACCGCATGCTTTCGCCGCTCGCCATTCCGAGCGGCGCATCGAAAAAATGTACCGTAAGGCCATCGCCGACTTATTCCAGGGCGACGACTATCTGAATATGTTCAAACAACGCGAGCTCTATCGGCACCTTTCCAACGCCGCCGACAAGGTTCACGCCACCGCCAACGTGCTGGAAGACATCATCGTCAAACTCGGCTGA
- a CDS encoding ClpXP protease specificity-enhancing factor, with product MTPLKPYLIRSIYEWIVDNSLTPHLLVNAEYPGVVLPTDFVEDGRIVLNIRPEAIQGLHLGNDEIQFNARFAGKAMRIVAPCKAVLAIYAKENGKGMIFDPDETDDETPPTPTEPKPPQKPQLRVVK from the coding sequence ATGACCCCACTAAAACCCTATCTGATCCGCTCCATTTATGAATGGATTGTCGACAACAGCCTGACTCCGCACTTATTGGTCAACGCCGAATACCCTGGCGTCGTGCTACCGACCGATTTCGTTGAAGACGGTCGTATCGTATTGAACATCCGCCCGGAAGCCATTCAAGGCCTGCACCTCGGTAACGATGAGATCCAGTTCAATGCCCGCTTTGCCGGCAAAGCCATGCGTATAGTCGCCCCCTGCAAAGCCGTACTGGCGATTTACGCCAAGGAAAACGGCAAAGGTATGATATTCGACCCGGACGAAACCGACGACGAAACACCGCCAACACCCACAGAACCCAAACCGCCGCAAAAGCCGCAACTGCGCGTCGTAAAATAA
- a CDS encoding glutathione S-transferase N-terminal domain-containing protein: MSHCARLVVHEKGVPADIEFFDPNDPPEDLLELNPNGNAPTFVERDLVLYDGRIIMEYLDERFPHPALHQMDPVSRANARMLIKRIDQEWYPLLEEVQVHGDKKAAKAKKMLRESLIAAAPVFEATPYFMSEEYSLIDCAMAPFLWRLPSIGIDIAGLGKGVTAYANRLFGRKAFQESLSREEKDMMQLASK; the protein is encoded by the coding sequence ATGAGCCACTGCGCCAGGCTGGTGGTGCACGAAAAAGGCGTGCCGGCCGACATCGAATTTTTCGATCCGAACGACCCGCCGGAAGACTTGCTGGAACTGAACCCGAACGGCAACGCGCCTACTTTCGTCGAACGCGATCTGGTTCTATACGACGGCCGCATTATCATGGAATACCTCGACGAACGCTTCCCCCACCCCGCCCTGCACCAAATGGACCCGGTTTCCCGCGCCAACGCCAGAATGCTGATCAAACGCATCGACCAGGAATGGTACCCGTTGCTGGAGGAAGTCCAGGTCCACGGCGACAAGAAAGCCGCAAAAGCCAAAAAAATGCTGCGGGAAAGCCTGATTGCGGCGGCTCCGGTCTTCGAAGCCACACCTTATTTTATGAGCGAAGAATATTCGTTGATCGATTGCGCGATGGCTCCGTTTTTATGGCGGCTGCCGAGCATAGGTATCGACATCGCCGGGCTGGGCAAAGGCGTCACTGCCTACGCCAACCGCTTATTCGGCCGCAAAGCCTTTCAGGAAAGCTTGAGCCGCGAAGAAAAAGACATGATGCAACTCGCAAGCAAATGA
- a CDS encoding IS3 family transposase has protein sequence MREQQKTYPVTVLCRVMGVGTSAYYEWCTASQGSDKKRQDQQLTDKVCQIFTDNKQCFGSRRLADRLQKQGFAVGRFKTRRIMRELKLKVRYPKRFKVTTDSNHSEAISPNRLDRQFKVAQPNQVWSTDITYVWTLQGWLYVAVVIDLFSRQVVGWAIDDHMRTSLCVKALQMAFWRRKPPPGLLHHSDRGSQYASREYRQHLAVMRMEQSMSRKGNCWDNSPTERFFRSLKHEQLNYEKFKTQEAAKLSVIDYLAFYNGRRSHSTLGYQSPIEFEREFSRDAA, from the coding sequence ATTCGAGAGCAACAGAAGACCTATCCAGTCACCGTACTGTGTCGGGTCATGGGCGTTGGCACTAGTGCTTACTACGAATGGTGCACCGCCTCACAAGGCAGTGATAAAAAGCGGCAGGATCAACAGCTTACCGATAAAGTGTGTCAAATCTTTACCGACAACAAGCAGTGCTTTGGTTCGCGTCGCTTAGCGGATCGCTTGCAGAAACAGGGTTTTGCCGTCGGCCGCTTTAAAACGCGGCGGATCATGCGGGAGTTGAAGTTAAAAGTTCGCTACCCCAAACGATTTAAAGTGACCACGGACAGCAACCACAGCGAGGCCATCTCCCCAAATCGGCTGGATCGCCAATTCAAGGTCGCTCAGCCAAATCAAGTGTGGAGCACGGATATTACCTATGTCTGGACGTTACAGGGCTGGCTGTATGTCGCGGTCGTTATCGATCTATTCTCCCGCCAAGTGGTGGGCTGGGCCATTGACGACCACATGCGGACCTCGCTCTGTGTCAAGGCATTACAAATGGCCTTCTGGCGTCGCAAACCGCCACCTGGTCTGCTGCATCACTCGGATCGTGGTAGTCAGTATGCGAGTCGAGAATATCGCCAACATCTGGCCGTGATGCGCATGGAGCAAAGCATGAGCCGAAAAGGCAATTGCTGGGACAATTCGCCGACGGAACGCTTTTTCCGTAGCTTGAAGCATGAACAGCTCAACTACGAAAAATTCAAAACCCAAGAGGCGGCAAAACTGAGCGTGATCGACTATTTGGCTTTTTACAACGGCCGTCGATCGCATTCAACATTGGGCTATCAATCCCCGATCGAATTCGAGCGGGAATTTTCGAGAGACGCTGCCTAA